The Sebastes umbrosus isolate fSebUmb1 chromosome 4, fSebUmb1.pri, whole genome shotgun sequence genomic sequence CACTTCAAACGGCCTGTTAAAGACGAGACTAATTAACTGTAAACTGACCATAAAcgtggcatttttttttaatataatttgatACACGTGCTGCAGCAGCCAATGACATAAATACTGCAATAGCCGTCAcgtcttaaaaaaatattttctgaatGAGTAATGTCTTCACAACATGAGTTCTTGTGTAAGATGTCACGTCAGCTCATGACAGCCACATGTGTAAATCTCAGTCAACGGCTATTATTCATTTCCTCAAGAGCAATAAAGTGTCTCTTCTCTTTTCACTCAACAATGATCTCAAACTCTTTTCGTCCTTTGTTTACAACATCCTGTCTGTCAATGAGGGTGTCTCCTCTGGCTTTCAGATCATGTCTGCTTGGCTGCTAAACTGACTGACTGTGATGGTTCAttgactttaaagggatagtttgggtgttttgaagtggggttttattaagtacttatccatagtcagtgcattacctacagtagaagTTAGAaggagttactgcacgggagcagagcaatgtactgctgtggacgggggcagcagcaaaatttATTTAAGTCACCTAAAAAAATTcaagccctttccaacggggaactgaagctgttgtatccatctaagctctcgtcaaagccaccagattcTGTTgtaaaaacctgtaattttagcTCACAGAACACGTGAGTTGCTGATCTACCACtaaaactaaccgatcgaggcagtggtagaccagcaactccgtGTTcggcgaggtaaaattactgttttatttccaatggagtctggtggctttggcgagagcatagataacagcttcagtttcccgtcggaaacatagacatGTATAGCTGTTTCAAGGTGAGGTAAACCGCCGAAcgtattctaaatatagcgtacacttaaactgatattgactttttttaggtgagcctttcttttaggtgtctgaaatacgttttgctgtcggccctgtccacagcagtacattgttctGGTTCCGTGCTGTaactcttgtctgtttctccaaactgagggagtgctgaccgtcatctactgtaggtaatacactgactatggataagtacctcatacaaccccacttcaaaacaccaaaactatccctttaatgactCATCATGACGTGAGATTTAATATATGTGAATAATCTTTCGTTCTGTGTGTCTGCGTCACTTCACCATAAACTATATTTTTCTAAATAATCCCACAGAAACAAAAATCTGAGGGTGCGTTGGCACAAGATGAGTTGGTGACTTTTCCCTGAAGCCTCCAGATGAGGCCGTGGCCTCAAACAGAAAACGGAAAGAGCTCGGTAACAGTTTGAATGCGCGTTTGTATACATGTTCAGTAAAAATTAGGATTTGTTTAAATAGTTTGCTCTTCTGTTGTTGGCTGCAGAGTGCATTTTTACATCTTGGATGTTAACCCTCTAAAGCAGTTCAAACAAATGTACTTTAGGAAACACGAGCTGAGGATTTTACTGTCCAAACCACTGCAGAGAATTATTAGGAACACTGATACACACACCTTAAgattttgtgtctcttatttTTGCTCAACAGAAACCAAAATAAGCAAATTTGCTTGGAAATTGGCTTTAAACTATTTGGTTTTACTTGCTAATTTTTCCCACTAAAGAGCAACAAGCATGTTTCTTACCAGATTTAAAGGTGTTTGACAATatttacatcatattttatgtgcAGATTCATGTTTtggtaaagaaaaataatcagcCGTAAGCGTCAATGTGTCCTCTGAAGATAATTTATATTCTGTGTGTCTTGAGGGGAAGTGAAGTATTCGGTTAAAGGACGTGAGCAAGCTGTCGAGTGGAGCTTATGTACATCACCAGCCGTGGGTCTTGGAGGTTCAATGTTCCAGGTAGAACTGATCTAGGATCAGAGTCTAGGCAGCACCAACTGATACAGCAGCAGTCCTGTTACCCCTGACCTCAGACGCAGGTATGAGGGAGTCACCACCTTTGATTTAGCCGGTAGGTGGGATAAAAAATCTGACCCCAGCTCTGCTCAGTGACAAAGAAGATATGCGGCCGTTTCTTGAAATGATCACAGATTTGGTTCAGGTGGAAAAGAAGAGCGATCACCTCAAGAAACGACCAAAAGGCCCTGGTAACAGTGGTTAAGGGTAACATCTCCCACCTTCAACCAGCCAGGGtcggggtggtggtggtgtgctaCTCTGGTGTTTGCTGCCCCCTAGGGCTGAGAGCAAGGCAGTGCAGGTGTGGctcaggagggagggagggagggagggagggagggagggaagaggaggagggaaggaggtagagaaaggaggaggaggaggaggagggtaccaGGACGCCGCTACTCTTCACAGCCCAGGAGCTCCATTCGCAGGGTAATGCGCTCGTGCCACTCCCACGGCAGGATGCGGACGTACCGGCCGTAGAACGCCGGCTCGAAGATGTTCTTTTTGTGAACGTTGTTGTCACTGTTGCCTTGGAGGATCTGGACAGAGAataacagccaatcagaacgaCACAGATCATAGCTGCTGTTAGTCCCAATGATCCAGATAACAAAAGATGTTTTATGCTGCTTGTTTCCTTAACAACTAAAAACTAATAGAAAGTATTGGTGTCTTTTTGGAGTTAAAGACGGTTGTTTACTTTCCCTCATTATTTTGtcatatatattgtatgtaattagattttttgaaacattatttttcctGATAAAAGCATACAACAAAATGGCTTAAAAAGAACTGCTGTCCCAGCTAAATACAGACAAAGATGTATgacaataaaatgtatatatttttaggaATTAGGAATTAAATAGGGATAAAAGCCAGTGAACGGCTCAAATTTACTGAGGAAAAGCAGAAATATCACCAAGTTAACTGAACACagacaccagaaaaaaacaccaattaGTACAACCTCCTAAACACGCAAACAGATTTAAATCATAAACTGAACTTCAAATTATAAATGATTCATCGATTAGGTCAGAGGAAACTGTCAGTGTTCCACATCTTTGGTTTAATGACTTCATTTGGCCGTACTTTGGCAGGTACAGTAAATAGTTTTTTTGGATGCATTATGAATGTATGCGTACAGAAAACTAATCAAATCCAGTGTCAACATAATTGGTACCAGGTGTAGACGAGTACAAGCTCAACTATTACTCCTTTcctttaaaggtagggtcgataatgttgagaaactagagTAGCAAGcgtacgctagattttaaaaattacccaactgaaaaacccagcccagtgttgcgtTCACTGTAGCTACAGTAGTTACTTTCCAaagaaagtagctagcagcactagtcCTAAAAGCCCCTAAATCTAGCAACAAAGTTGCCAAGTCgacaacactgacagtctgtccctccaggcctccctccaaagacactcccccaaaatgatcataatggatgtaaacaacaaacatggctattgtcaATACTCACAGCTGTTAAGCTAGCAGTTTAATACTAAACAAATAGACTAAAAAGCCCTCTGCAAAAGCCTgtattctttacttttttccccAAAATCCACCAAGATGTTCTATATTCAAAatctataattattattattttaattatatacatattttatatcttaTGGTGTATTTCCTAtcagatgtatttttgtttaattgtctCAATAATGTATTTTACATGCCCTCTTAATGCTCTATAAACTATTTTTACGTGCACTGCCGCCATGCATTTCACATATGTTCTTGAGTCAATGGATTTTTCAGGtgctattttctttatttaaaattcacattctgttttatttcttatgttgtattttttttttcccacagggatcaattcatttttttgtcttgttttgtttttttactcagTATTTGTGAGTATGTTTCTGGCAACAGCTGACTGACCTTGTCCGTCCCTGTGGTCTTGTCCTTCATGATGGTCCAGGACTGTCTGTCATCACTGTAAGCTACTTTGAAGGCTGTGACAAACTGGATGTTGCCAAAGTCTTTGGCCCCCTGTGTGATGACTCCTGTGACCTTCTTGGTAGAGCCCAGGTCCACCTGAGGACACAGAAACAGCTTTACAAACACAGCAACGGGcaaactaaaaaacaacaatgtgcaGCTCTGTCTGCTCGGTCCTCCTCTCCTACCTGCAgccactctgattggttgttggtGGCGGCGGTCCAGGCGTTGGTCTTGCCCTGTTTGTCCAGCCGGGCATAGTGAGGGTGCCAAGTGAAGGCCTCGATGCCCCAGGTGCGGAAGGTGCTGGAGGACGTGATCTGGCGGTCAGACACCAACCGGGACTTCATGCCCATCGGCTCTGAACAACCTAAAGTGTTTGAATACACTGTGGAGGTCAGaccaggcagagagagacagaggaagagatggaaaaaagagggatggaaagagagagagagagaaagtatgATAGACAGGGGACGGACATGAAGCGGCCCAGGCCAAGCcagtgatgtgaagcagcagacagacactcagatgatgatgaagatgcagTGGACAGAGAGAACTTGAAGCCACAAATATGAAGCTTCAGGCTGTTTCTGTGAAACACCATCAAGTTGTACAGTGGTCCTCCTCAAGTTTGCAGTATTCTCATACTTTCTGTATCATTTCACATGATCAGTTTGAGCAGAATGTCCATCCTAAAGTAGAAACAAACTTGTGGAGCTCATTGTACAATCTATAAAGGCTCTAACAGACTTTTTAATGAGTGTCGGGTAGTGAAGCAGCAGCGCATGCAGGCCAGATGAACAGAGGGTCAAAGATGCATGAAAAATGTTCAGCTGCACGGTTAATGTCCAGCATCATGTAACCACTTATGCAACTTCCTCtcattttcataacattttcatttcagaCTTGAGTTAATCCACTTGAATGAATAGAGTTTGAAGTACGGACCTATAACCTTCAGGAAACAAACTGTCTtctacaaaatgtcataatGAGTATTTTGCACTGAAAacgtgtttctctgtgtttaaAGGCCCAAGGCTCAAAGCTCATGCACGCTGCCTGTGATCTCATGCCAGACTGACAGTAGACCCCGAAAAGAAAACAAGCCTCGATTATAGCCATTTTGGAATCATGCACAAACTGGGAGGCACGACTGAAGGGAGAAGAACAGACACTGATCTGATAAATGAGACAACCATCAAGAGAGATGGATAATGAGGCGCTGGCTGCACATAAAAGGAACAGCAAGATGAGCAGAAATTTACTGCAATACAAAAGACTAATTAAagactaaacaaacaaacaaaagactaAATACAAAAGAAGTAATGCATTTGTCTTCTGCTGGGACAATTTTTAGATGATGAATATGACAAACCCGTTCTCTGCAGTGAAAAATTCTCTGAATCATTAGCATCCATGTGCAGCATGCTAGCCAGTATTACTACAGTAATATATGATCATATGGTTTTGATAAATACACATCTGTGTTCAAAATTACTAAGTAGTCCAATCCTCTGAGTAATATCCTTTGAAATATGATCAATCAGTGAGCTCAGGGCTGAAAATAATTAGTGAGGAACATAAGAGctaaatgctggaaaaaaaagaagactgtTGGATGACAAAGTTTCCCACCTGGAGTTTAAATAACTTAAGATGTGAAAAGATTGTTTCAGTCTGTGACAAACATCAGTATACTGAACACCCACAGTGTGTGGATGTTCACGCAGAATGAATaggttgtgtgttttctgtgtgtgagttTACCGTTGAGTTCGCATCCCACCAGCTCCATGCGCATGGTGCAGGCCTTGCGACACACCACAGGGATAATGCGGATGTACTGGGCAATGATGGGGGGGTCAAACAGGTTGGTCTTGGTGCCGTCGTTGTCCACGTTTCCAACAAATACCTGCAAAGAAAGGAGGAGTTAGCAGTGTGTtgttaatttgttgtttttttaactaagTGATACTGATAACTGATTTAGTGGCAGTTTTTAAGTAGATTTATGTATTCTAAACTAATAGTAATTAAACTAAAACATGATGTAAAGCACTCCCTGAAGAATTTATCTTTGCTGCATTTGTTTTTCAAGCAAACTTGAACTCTATCTGTATAAAATACACACTTTCTCTGTTTCACAGCTGGTGTTGTTGGCAAAAGTGTCATGATAAAGTTCCAGGAAAATGtgttgcatgtactgtatgggGTTTGTGTTTGTCACTGCTCCCTCTAGTGGTTAATTGCTATCATGTGTTATGTGTATTGAGGTTGATGTATCTTTCAGTATGGCCAAGGGGACAATAAATCAGTTTAAAACAGACTCATGGTCTATAGTGCACTGTTTTTTGCTGCGTCGTGCTGTGTCTCCTCACATTGTCCTTCCTCTGTCCGTCTGTTCTGTACAAGGTGTACGTCTTGCCGTCCAGGCTGGAGGCCACCTTGAAGGCCTTAATGAACTCGGCTGTTCCAATACGACTGGCACCCTGCATCACGATACCTGTAAAGCGCATCTTTCTTTGCATGTTGATCTGAAATTGAGGAAAGAGAGCAGACATTagtaaattcaatttatttttcagtgaagTGACATTTGTGAATTAAGGCAATGTGGGGATGGCAAATGGTtagaaataactaaataatataCAAGTTCTAACTATTTAATGGCTGTATTTCTAACCGgtggatataaaaaaaaaatgtctagaTTTTTTGACAGTCCTCTTGATTTCCTGTTTGGGCTGTTTGACTGTCCCTTTTAGGTGGGAAGCAGGAAGTGCATCATTAATTATCAGCTGTGGCTGCCCCTCCTCAGCTATATAAGCTGGTGGATTCAGTccctttctcactctctctccctgcgCGTATGGCTTATTGTTTGGGTTAGGATTCTCcttgtgtttatttgcttttgttCATTACACTTCACTGTACACTCATTCAAACATGCAAAACTCTACTGATGTTACTGATTGACATACTTTATATTGCAATCGTTTAACttatattttgttaaattaatCTTTAGTTAAAAGTCATCTGTTCTCCATTTCCATCCGTGtattatatatgtacagtatctgtCTAACAATCTAACCAATTAACGATCTACATTTCTACGCGTCCCTGGTCTCACCTCTATCCATGGGTTCCTGTCATGTGCAGCGGCACTCCAGGCGTTAACCAGTCCCTTGTTGTGAAGGCGGGCGAGCTCAGGTCCCCAGCGCTGCAGGCCCAGCATGCTGTAACGGACCGATGAGGCTGAGATCTGGGACTCAGCTATGCCCCCTCCCTCCAGGCCGAGCAGAGAAATACAGCctgaagaggaaaaaagagattCTGACGTCAGTGTTAAGATTTCCCACTGTGGCCCTGATGCAAATTTTGCATACAGTGACCTTTTAGAAACATGTTTACACTGTGGCTGTAGAGAAGAATGGTGAGTGCACAATGAGAAGGACTGATgcttaaaagaaagaaaagtgtcTCTGGTCACGTAATCAAAGTCTAACACACATTCAGCCATATCTCTTGCATATGCTTTACGGTTCACTCAGCTGTGTAAATCATGAagtcattaaagggatagttcaggt encodes the following:
- the mfge8b gene encoding milk fat globule EGF and factor V/VIII domain containing b isoform X4 — translated: MKEQTRFVLWLQLLTACVVFGVNGDYCEVNVCSNGGTCVTGAGAPFICICPDGFSGETCNETETGPCNPNPCKNDAICEVTGQSRRGDVFSEYVCKCQPGFDGVHCQNNVNDCAAQPCENGGACRDLEGDFKCHCPSPYVGKRCQLRCISLLGLEGGGIAESQISASSVRYSMLGLQRWGPELARLHNKGLVNAWSAAAHDRNPWIEINMQRKMRFTGIVMQGASRIGTAEFIKAFKVASSLDGKTYTLYRTDGQRKDNVFVGNVDNDGTKTNLFDPPIIAQYIRIIPVVCRKACTMRMELVGCELNGCSEPMGMKSRLVSDRQITSSSTFRTWGIEAFTWHPHYARLDKQGKTNAWTAATNNQSEWLQVDLGSTKKVTGVITQGAKDFGNIQFVTAFKVAYSDDRQSWTIMKDKTTGTDKILQGNSDNNVHKKNIFEPAFYGRYVRILPWEWHERITLRMELLGCEE
- the mfge8b gene encoding milk fat globule EGF and factor V/VIII domain containing b isoform X2, whose translation is MKEQTRFVLWLQLLTACVVFGVNGDYCEVNVCSNGGTCVTGAGAPFICICPDGFSGETCNETETGPCNPNPCKNDAICEVTGQSRRGDVFSEYVCKCQPGFDGVHCQNSVEGADLSSLQDVNDCAAQPCENGGACRDLEGDFKCHCPSPYVGKRCQLRCISLLGLEGGGIAESQISASSVRYSMLGLQRWGPELARLHNKGLVNAWSAAAHDRNPWIEINMQRKMRFTGIVMQGASRIGTAEFIKAFKVASSLDGKTYTLYRTDGQRKDNVFVGNVDNDGTKTNLFDPPIIAQYIRIIPVVCRKACTMRMELVGCELNGCSEPMGMKSRLVSDRQITSSSTFRTWGIEAFTWHPHYARLDKQGKTNAWTAATNNQSEWLQVDLGSTKKVTGVITQGAKDFGNIQFVTAFKVAYSDDRQSWTIMKDKTTGTDKILQGNSDNNVHKKNIFEPAFYGRYVRILPWEWHERITLRMELLGCEE
- the mfge8b gene encoding milk fat globule EGF and factor V/VIII domain containing b isoform X1, coding for MKEQTRFVLWLQLLTACVVFGVNGDYCEVNVCSNGGTCVTGAGAPFICICPDGFSGETCNETETGPCNPNPCKNDAICEVTGQSRRGDVFSEYVCKCQPGFDGVHCQNSVEGADLSSLQDVNDCAAQPCENGGACRDLEGDFKCHCPSPYVGKRCQLRCISLLGLEGGGIAESQISASSVRYSMLGLQRWGPELARLHNKGLVNAWSAAAHDRNPWIEINMQRKMRFTGIVMQGASRIGTAEFIKAFKVASSLDGKTYTLYRTDGQRKDNVFVGNVDNDGTKTNLFDPPIIAQYIRIIPVVCRKACTMRMELVGCELNVYSNTLGCSEPMGMKSRLVSDRQITSSSTFRTWGIEAFTWHPHYARLDKQGKTNAWTAATNNQSEWLQVDLGSTKKVTGVITQGAKDFGNIQFVTAFKVAYSDDRQSWTIMKDKTTGTDKILQGNSDNNVHKKNIFEPAFYGRYVRILPWEWHERITLRMELLGCEE
- the mfge8b gene encoding milk fat globule EGF and factor V/VIII domain containing b isoform X3 produces the protein MKEQTRFVLWLQLLTACVVFGVNGDYCEVNVCSNGGTCVTGAGAPFICICPDGFSGETCNETETGPCNPNPCKNDAICEVTGQSRRGDVFSEYVCKCQPGFDGVHCQNNVNDCAAQPCENGGACRDLEGDFKCHCPSPYVGKRCQLRCISLLGLEGGGIAESQISASSVRYSMLGLQRWGPELARLHNKGLVNAWSAAAHDRNPWIEINMQRKMRFTGIVMQGASRIGTAEFIKAFKVASSLDGKTYTLYRTDGQRKDNVFVGNVDNDGTKTNLFDPPIIAQYIRIIPVVCRKACTMRMELVGCELNVYSNTLGCSEPMGMKSRLVSDRQITSSSTFRTWGIEAFTWHPHYARLDKQGKTNAWTAATNNQSEWLQVDLGSTKKVTGVITQGAKDFGNIQFVTAFKVAYSDDRQSWTIMKDKTTGTDKILQGNSDNNVHKKNIFEPAFYGRYVRILPWEWHERITLRMELLGCEE